In one Bradyrhizobium sp. 4 genomic region, the following are encoded:
- a CDS encoding c-type cytochrome: MRRQFISHAISAVALLALGSLPASAADNAAIKEKAAVCAGCHGENGISQTENIPSLAGQPDQFLQWQLVFFRAGSRKNDQMQPIAEEITNEDVRNLGAYFAALTPPIAAKDKDPDLSKKGAQVAVGRRCASCHTDNFAGTKAVARLAGQREEYLVKALHDYKSSQRVGGGGAAMADVAYHMSDEEITAVSHYLAYFK; this comes from the coding sequence ATGCGCCGGCAGTTCATCTCGCACGCAATCAGCGCGGTTGCGCTCCTCGCACTCGGCTCTCTCCCCGCAAGCGCCGCCGACAATGCCGCGATCAAGGAGAAGGCCGCCGTCTGCGCCGGCTGTCACGGCGAGAACGGCATCTCGCAGACCGAGAACATTCCCTCGCTGGCCGGCCAGCCCGATCAATTCCTGCAATGGCAGCTCGTCTTTTTCCGCGCCGGCTCGCGCAAGAACGACCAGATGCAGCCGATCGCCGAGGAGATTACCAACGAGGACGTCCGCAATCTCGGCGCCTATTTCGCCGCGCTGACGCCGCCGATAGCGGCGAAGGACAAGGATCCGGACTTGTCGAAAAAAGGCGCGCAAGTGGCCGTCGGCCGCCGCTGCGCCTCATGTCATACGGATAATTTTGCCGGCACCAAGGCCGTCGCGCGGCTCGCGGGCCAGCGCGAGGAATACCTGGTCAAGGCGCTGCACGACTACAAGAGCAGCCAGCGCGTCGGCGGCGGTGGCGCCGCGATGGCCGATGTCGCCTATCACATGAGCGATGAGGAAATCACCGCGGTCTCGCATTATCTCGCGTACTTCAAATAG
- the panE gene encoding 2-dehydropantoate 2-reductase → MRILVVGAGAIGGYFGGRLLQAGRDVTFLVRPRRASELASAGLVIKSPNGDVTLKNPPTVQADALKDKFDVVLLSCKAFDLDDAIKSFAAAVGPNTAIIPMLNGMKHLDIVDDKFGKERVLGGLCAIAATLDEKREVVQLQPMQSINYGERDGKLSDRVKAIDEAFKSGIAGATASQNIMQDMWEKWVFLSSLAASTSLMRTSVGNILAAPGGRDFLLGMLDETSAIAAASGYTPGGPFFERVKGNLTTEGSPMTASMFRDVKAGLPVEADHVIGDLIARADAAKVPVPKLRIAYTHLKAYEKQRAG, encoded by the coding sequence ATGCGTATCCTCGTGGTCGGCGCTGGCGCCATCGGCGGCTATTTTGGTGGCAGGCTGTTGCAGGCCGGCCGCGACGTCACCTTCCTGGTTCGGCCGCGGCGCGCCAGCGAGCTCGCGAGCGCCGGCCTCGTCATCAAGAGCCCGAACGGCGACGTGACCTTGAAAAATCCGCCGACCGTTCAGGCCGACGCGCTCAAGGACAAGTTCGACGTCGTGCTGCTCAGCTGCAAGGCCTTTGACCTCGACGACGCAATCAAGTCGTTCGCGGCAGCAGTCGGGCCGAATACCGCGATCATCCCGATGCTCAACGGCATGAAGCATCTCGACATCGTCGACGACAAGTTCGGCAAGGAGCGCGTGCTCGGTGGCCTCTGCGCCATCGCCGCAACGCTCGACGAGAAGCGCGAGGTGGTGCAGCTCCAGCCGATGCAGTCGATCAATTACGGCGAGCGCGACGGCAAGCTGTCGGATCGGGTCAAGGCGATCGACGAGGCCTTCAAGAGCGGCATCGCTGGTGCCACCGCCAGCCAGAACATCATGCAGGACATGTGGGAGAAGTGGGTGTTTCTCTCCTCGCTGGCGGCGTCCACCAGCCTGATGCGTACCTCTGTCGGCAACATCCTCGCCGCTCCCGGCGGCAGGGATTTCCTGCTCGGCATGCTGGACGAGACCAGCGCGATCGCCGCCGCCTCAGGCTACACGCCGGGCGGGCCGTTCTTCGAGCGCGTGAAGGGCAACCTCACCACCGAGGGCTCGCCGATGACGGCCTCGATGTTCCGTGACGTCAAGGCCGGCCTGCCGGTCGAAGCCGATCACGTCATCGGCGACCTCATCGCGCGCGCCGACGCCGCCAAGGTGCCAGTCCCGAAGCTGCGCATCGCCTACACGCATTTGAAGGCGTATGAGAAGCAGCGGGCGGGGTAG
- a CDS encoding 2-hydroxychromene-2-carboxylate isomerase, translating to MILTRTAPHFLFDFGSPNAYLSHLAIPAIEQRIGVKFEYVPILLGGIFKSTNNKSPAETLAGVKNKREFQAVETERFVKRFKVQPYVWNPFFPVNTLNLMRAAIAAQLEGVFETYVEAAFHHMWREPKKMDDPEIAAKALASSGLDAQKLFTRAGEPEVKGRLIKNTEDAVARGAFGSPTFFVGDEMFFGKEQLREVEEMVSGK from the coding sequence ATGATTTTGACCCGCACAGCCCCGCACTTCCTGTTCGATTTCGGCAGTCCGAACGCCTATCTCAGTCATCTCGCAATTCCGGCGATCGAGCAGCGCATCGGCGTCAAGTTCGAGTACGTGCCGATCCTGCTCGGCGGCATCTTCAAGTCGACCAACAACAAGTCGCCGGCCGAGACGCTCGCCGGCGTCAAGAACAAGCGGGAATTCCAGGCGGTCGAGACCGAACGCTTCGTCAAGCGCTTCAAGGTGCAGCCCTATGTCTGGAATCCGTTCTTCCCGGTCAACACGCTGAACCTGATGCGCGCGGCAATCGCGGCGCAGCTCGAAGGCGTGTTCGAGACCTATGTCGAGGCCGCCTTCCACCACATGTGGCGCGAGCCGAAGAAGATGGACGATCCGGAAATCGCGGCGAAGGCGCTGGCGTCCTCCGGCCTCGACGCGCAAAAGCTGTTCACCCGCGCCGGGGAACCCGAGGTGAAGGGCAGACTGATCAAGAACACCGAGGACGCCGTCGCGCGCGGTGCGTTCGGCTCGCCGACCTTCTTTGTCGGCGACGAGATGTTCTTCGGCAAGGAGCAGTTGCGCGAGGTCGAGGAGATGGTGTCGGGGAAGTGA
- a CDS encoding MATE family efflux transporter yields the protein MSAAKPLWKSFLRFLAPLMLSNALQSLFGTVSNVYLGQMIGIDALASVSVFFPVMFFLFAFVMGLSTGATVLIGQAYGAGEQGRIKLIVGTTLAIGLLLSIAIALIGGIFSRQLMTMLATPPDILDQASVYARVMLLTMPLGFVFLLTTAMIRGVGDALTPLLALALSTAIGLILTPILIRGSFGLPAAGITSPAWAAAIANVLTLIALAAYLLRRKHALAPDAALLRHLRLNRVVLGQILGIGLPSAIGMVVMAIAELVLLGLVNGFGSNATAAYGAVNQVMGYTQFTAMSISIAVSILGAQAVGRGDRAGLDGIVRTGLAFNIVLTGGLVALIYLAPRAVLGIFITDDTVLDLAKGLLNIALWSSVPFGLATVFSGAMRAAGVALTPMLLAIFAIGAIELPSAVILSRTIGLEGVWAAYPIVFCAMFLLQMGYYLLVWRKRTIRRLP from the coding sequence ATGTCCGCCGCCAAGCCGCTCTGGAAAAGTTTTCTGCGGTTCCTCGCACCGTTGATGCTGAGCAACGCGCTGCAATCGCTGTTCGGCACCGTCAGCAACGTCTATCTCGGCCAGATGATCGGGATCGACGCGCTCGCATCGGTCTCGGTGTTCTTTCCGGTGATGTTCTTCCTGTTCGCCTTCGTCATGGGGCTGAGCACCGGCGCCACGGTGCTGATCGGCCAGGCCTATGGTGCTGGCGAGCAGGGCCGGATCAAGCTCATCGTGGGCACGACGCTCGCGATCGGCCTGCTGCTCTCGATTGCAATTGCACTGATCGGCGGGATCTTCAGCCGCCAATTGATGACGATGCTCGCAACGCCTCCGGACATTCTCGACCAGGCCAGCGTCTATGCCCGCGTCATGCTGCTCACCATGCCGCTCGGCTTCGTCTTCTTGCTGACGACGGCGATGATCCGCGGCGTCGGCGACGCGCTGACGCCGCTGCTGGCGCTGGCCTTGTCGACTGCGATCGGCTTGATCCTGACGCCGATTCTGATCCGGGGGTCGTTCGGATTGCCGGCGGCCGGCATCACCAGCCCGGCCTGGGCCGCGGCGATCGCCAACGTTCTGACGCTGATCGCGCTGGCGGCCTATCTGCTGCGAAGAAAACATGCGTTGGCACCGGACGCTGCACTGCTGCGCCATCTGCGGCTCAATCGTGTGGTGCTGGGACAGATCCTCGGCATTGGACTGCCGAGCGCGATCGGTATGGTGGTGATGGCGATCGCCGAGCTGGTGCTGCTCGGCCTCGTCAACGGCTTCGGCTCGAACGCAACCGCAGCCTATGGCGCGGTCAACCAGGTGATGGGCTACACGCAGTTCACGGCGATGTCGATTTCAATCGCGGTCTCGATACTCGGTGCCCAAGCGGTCGGCCGCGGCGACAGAGCGGGGCTCGACGGCATCGTGCGCACCGGACTGGCGTTCAACATCGTCCTGACGGGCGGGCTGGTGGCGCTGATCTATCTCGCGCCGCGCGCCGTGCTGGGCATCTTCATCACTGACGACACCGTGCTCGATCTGGCGAAGGGCTTGCTCAACATCGCGCTGTGGAGCTCGGTGCCGTTCGGCCTGGCGACGGTGTTTTCCGGCGCGATGCGCGCTGCCGGCGTGGCACTGACGCCAATGCTGCTCGCGATCTTCGCCATCGGAGCAATCGAACTACCGTCCGCGGTGATCCTGAGCCGCACGATCGGCCTTGAGGGTGTGTGGGCCGCCTATCCGATCGTATTCTGCGCCATGTTCCTGTTGCAGATGGGCTATTACCTTCTGGTGTGGCGCAAGCGGACGATCCGGCGTCTGCCCTGA
- a CDS encoding DUF2239 family protein — MAMIPMQKTFTAFQGHRRLVSGPAGEVALVIKRMAERPDEPIVIFEDATGRSIDFDLRGGDREVLARLAKLVPPPVEETPSPSEPRGRGRPRLGVVAREVTLLPRHWEWLSAQPGGASVALRKLVEEARRASGAKDRERQARDAAYHFMSTMAGNLPQFEEASRALFADDRRRFTGLIADWPADIRDHIVKLAYSDRA, encoded by the coding sequence ATGGCAATGATTCCAATGCAGAAGACTTTCACCGCTTTCCAGGGGCATCGCCGTCTGGTCTCCGGGCCGGCCGGAGAGGTCGCGCTGGTCATCAAGCGGATGGCCGAGCGGCCGGACGAGCCCATCGTCATCTTCGAGGACGCTACAGGCCGGTCGATCGACTTCGATCTGCGCGGTGGGGACCGCGAGGTGCTGGCGCGGCTCGCGAAGCTTGTGCCGCCGCCGGTCGAGGAGACCCCATCGCCGAGCGAGCCGCGCGGCCGCGGCCGGCCGAGGCTCGGCGTGGTCGCGCGCGAGGTGACGCTGCTGCCGCGGCACTGGGAGTGGCTCAGCGCGCAGCCAGGCGGCGCTTCGGTCGCGCTGCGGAAACTCGTCGAAGAGGCGCGGCGCGCCAGCGGCGCCAAGGACCGCGAGCGGCAGGCGCGCGATGCGGCCTATCACTTCATGTCGACCATGGCCGGCAATCTGCCGCAGTTCGAGGAGGCATCGCGCGCGTTGTTTGCGGATGACCGGCGGCGTTTCACCGGACTGATCGCAGATTGGCCCGCCGACATCCGCGACCACATCGTCAAGCTCGCCTATAGCGATCGCGCTTAG
- a CDS encoding glutathione S-transferase: MLTVHHLNNSRSQRVLWLLEELGVPYEIVRYERQPDMRAPKELRAIHPLGKSPVITDNGNTIAESGAIIEYLIATYGNGRLVPPPNTPERLRFTYWLHYAEGSAMQPLLLKLLFTLMPKRAPALLRPLVRKVSNQALTALVNPQLKQHMDYWEGELAKSEWFAGNEFTAADIQMSFPLEAAQARGGLELGHPKAMAFLERIHAQPAYSRALEKGGPYQVGR, encoded by the coding sequence ATGCTGACCGTTCACCACCTCAACAATTCCCGCTCGCAGCGCGTGCTGTGGCTGCTCGAGGAGTTGGGCGTGCCCTACGAGATCGTGCGCTACGAGCGCCAGCCTGACATGCGCGCGCCGAAGGAGCTTCGCGCCATCCATCCGCTCGGCAAGTCGCCCGTCATCACCGACAACGGCAACACTATCGCCGAGTCAGGCGCGATCATCGAATATCTCATCGCCACCTACGGCAACGGCCGGCTGGTCCCGCCGCCGAACACGCCGGAGCGGCTGCGCTTCACCTATTGGCTGCACTATGCGGAGGGCTCTGCGATGCAGCCGCTGCTGCTCAAGCTGCTGTTCACCCTGATGCCGAAGCGTGCGCCGGCGTTGCTCCGCCCGCTGGTGCGCAAGGTTTCGAACCAGGCGCTCACCGCATTGGTCAATCCGCAGCTCAAGCAGCACATGGACTATTGGGAAGGCGAGCTTGCGAAGAGCGAGTGGTTCGCCGGCAACGAGTTCACCGCCGCCGACATCCAGATGAGCTTTCCGCTCGAAGCAGCCCAGGCGCGCGGCGGGCTCGAACTCGGCCATCCCAAGGCGATGGCGTTCCTGGAGCGCATTCACGCGCAGCCAGCGTACAGCCGCGCCCTCGAAAAGGGCGGGCCGTATCAGGTCGGACGATAG
- a CDS encoding MFS transporter, giving the protein MTTVDPNQRIERAEIEDTSLLAFYRDMNAPERRTFWACAAGWALDGMDFMIYPLVIGTIIALWKVDAGSAGLAGTVTLLASAIGGWLGGYLSDHIGRVRTLQITIIWFSLFSLVCAVVQNFEQLLIARAVLGLGFGGEWAAGAVLMGEAIRPQYRGRAVGSVQSGWAVGWGLAVLSQAILFSALPAETAWRWMFVIGALPALLVFYIRRSVTEPEIAAEARAKQAASGNRPALWEIFSGPILKTTILASLMATGCQGGYYAVTFWVPQFLTKERHLSIVGSTGYLSTLIIGSFIGYLTGAWLADRIGRRNLFLTFSIGAIAVVLLYTQLPLTNEILWVLGFPLGFFASGYFSGVGAFLTELYPTRLRGSGQGFCYNFGRGIGALFPFLVGALSATTSLANAIAMFAVVAYALFFIAAFALPETRGRVLHAD; this is encoded by the coding sequence ATGACCACAGTTGATCCGAACCAGCGCATCGAACGCGCCGAGATCGAGGACACCAGCCTTCTTGCCTTCTACCGCGACATGAACGCGCCGGAGCGGCGGACGTTCTGGGCCTGCGCCGCAGGCTGGGCGCTCGACGGCATGGACTTCATGATCTATCCGCTGGTGATCGGCACCATCATCGCGCTGTGGAAGGTCGATGCGGGATCGGCCGGGCTCGCCGGCACCGTGACGCTGTTGGCCTCCGCCATCGGCGGCTGGCTCGGCGGCTATCTCTCCGACCATATCGGCCGGGTCAGAACGCTCCAGATCACCATCATCTGGTTCTCGTTGTTCTCGCTGGTCTGCGCGGTCGTGCAGAATTTCGAACAGCTCCTGATCGCACGCGCGGTGCTGGGCCTCGGCTTCGGCGGAGAGTGGGCAGCGGGCGCCGTGCTGATGGGTGAAGCGATCCGGCCGCAATATCGCGGGCGTGCGGTCGGCTCGGTGCAATCGGGCTGGGCGGTCGGCTGGGGCCTTGCAGTGCTGTCGCAGGCGATCCTGTTCTCGGCTTTGCCGGCGGAGACAGCGTGGCGCTGGATGTTCGTGATCGGCGCGCTGCCGGCGCTGCTGGTGTTCTACATCCGCCGCTCCGTGACCGAGCCGGAGATCGCGGCTGAGGCCCGCGCCAAGCAGGCCGCGAGCGGCAATCGTCCGGCGCTCTGGGAAATTTTCTCGGGCCCGATCCTGAAGACCACGATTCTGGCGTCGCTGATGGCGACGGGCTGCCAGGGCGGCTACTACGCCGTCACCTTCTGGGTGCCGCAGTTTTTGACCAAGGAGCGGCATCTGTCGATCGTCGGCTCGACCGGCTATCTGTCGACGCTGATCATCGGCTCCTTCATCGGCTATCTCACCGGCGCCTGGCTCGCCGACCGGATCGGACGACGCAATCTCTTTCTGACCTTCTCGATCGGCGCGATCGCGGTTGTGCTGCTTTACACGCAGCTGCCGCTCACCAACGAAATCCTGTGGGTGCTCGGCTTCCCGCTCGGCTTTTTCGCCTCGGGCTATTTCTCCGGCGTCGGCGCGTTCCTGACCGAGCTTTATCCAACGCGACTGCGCGGCTCTGGCCAGGGGTTCTGCTACAATTTCGGCCGCGGCATCGGCGCGCTGTTTCCGTTCCTGGTCGGAGCGCTATCGGCGACGACGTCGCTTGCGAATGCGATCGCGATGTTCGCGGTGGTGGCTTACGCGCTGTTCTTCATCGCCGCCTTCGCGCTGCCGGAGACGCGCGGGCGCGTGCTGCACGCGGACTAA
- the ggt gene encoding gamma-glutamyltransferase — MMSSFSTRRTFFAFLATLAFGLPAATAQDARRAYVPPALDTVHAVPAEHGMVVAQEKISAQVGADILRRGGNAVDAAVATGFAMAVTYPRAGNIGGGGFMLIHSSERNEDITIDYRETAPAATTPQIFLGADGKPDAAKSRDSALGVGVPGTVAGLALALEKYGSGRFTLAQLLEPAIGLARDGFLVGDDIADTLPGWHKRLVRWPSSARIFSRPDGTPLGEGDRLVQSDLAETLSAVAAQGPRGFYEGPVAEKLAKAVTDAGGIMTPADLKSYQAVIRAPVRGTYRGYDIVSMPLPSSGGVVLVETLNILEGFQLADLKQGSPASLHLLIEAMKRAYADRARYLGDPAFVNAPIGTLTAKDYAAKLRATISADRATPSKQLVSTATSPHEGSNTTHFSVVDGSGNAVSNTYTLNFSYGVGLVADGTGVLLNNELDDFTAAVGASNAYGLVGFEANLPGPGKRPLSSMSPTIVLKDGKPVLVTGSPGGSRIISTVLQVIVNVLDYKMDVAAAVAAPRLHHQWLPDEVRVEGGFPDHVLLELKAMDHLIVAPMGQTSANSIAVTANGPLGAPDPRSRGAEAAGQ; from the coding sequence ATGATGTCGTCTTTCTCGACACGGCGGACATTTTTCGCCTTCCTTGCCACTCTGGCGTTCGGACTTCCGGCCGCGACCGCGCAGGATGCGCGGCGGGCCTATGTGCCGCCCGCGCTCGACACGGTGCATGCCGTTCCCGCCGAACACGGCATGGTGGTGGCGCAGGAGAAAATCTCCGCGCAGGTCGGCGCCGACATCCTGCGGCGCGGCGGCAACGCCGTCGATGCCGCGGTCGCGACCGGCTTTGCGATGGCCGTGACCTATCCGCGCGCCGGCAATATCGGCGGCGGCGGCTTCATGCTGATTCATTCGAGCGAGCGCAACGAAGACATCACGATCGATTATCGCGAGACCGCGCCGGCTGCGACCACGCCGCAGATTTTCCTCGGCGCCGACGGCAAGCCCGATGCGGCGAAGTCGCGGGATTCCGCGCTCGGCGTCGGCGTGCCCGGCACCGTCGCGGGTCTTGCGCTAGCCCTGGAAAAATATGGCTCGGGCCGGTTCACGCTGGCGCAACTGCTCGAGCCCGCGATCGGGCTCGCCCGCGATGGCTTCCTCGTCGGCGACGACATTGCCGACACGCTGCCGGGCTGGCACAAGCGGCTGGTGCGTTGGCCCTCCTCGGCCAGGATCTTCTCGCGGCCCGATGGCACGCCGCTCGGCGAAGGCGACAGGCTGGTGCAGAGCGATCTCGCCGAAACGCTGTCGGCCGTCGCCGCACAGGGCCCGCGCGGTTTCTATGAGGGGCCGGTCGCGGAAAAACTCGCCAAGGCCGTGACTGACGCGGGCGGCATCATGACGCCGGCCGATTTGAAATCCTATCAGGCGGTCATCCGCGCACCGGTGCGCGGCACTTATCGCGGCTATGACATCGTGTCGATGCCGTTGCCGTCGTCGGGCGGCGTGGTGCTGGTGGAGACGCTCAATATTCTCGAAGGTTTTCAGCTCGCTGATCTGAAGCAGGGGTCGCCGGCCTCGCTGCATCTGCTGATCGAGGCCATGAAGCGCGCTTATGCGGACCGGGCGCGCTATCTCGGCGATCCCGCCTTCGTCAACGCGCCGATCGGGACGCTCACCGCCAAAGACTACGCCGCGAAGCTGCGGGCAACCATCTCCGCCGATCGCGCCACGCCGTCGAAACAGCTCGTTTCCACCGCGACCTCACCGCATGAGGGCAGCAACACCACGCATTTTTCCGTCGTCGACGGCAGCGGCAACGCCGTCAGCAACACCTATACGCTGAACTTCAGCTACGGCGTCGGCCTCGTCGCCGACGGCACCGGCGTGCTGCTCAACAACGAGCTTGACGATTTCACAGCGGCGGTCGGCGCTTCCAATGCCTATGGCCTTGTCGGCTTCGAGGCCAATTTGCCCGGGCCGGGCAAGCGGCCGCTGTCCTCGATGTCGCCGACCATCGTCCTGAAGGACGGCAAGCCGGTTCTGGTGACGGGCTCGCCGGGCGGCAGCCGGATCATCTCGACCGTGCTCCAGGTGATCGTCAACGTCCTCGATTACAAAATGGACGTCGCGGCTGCCGTGGCCGCACCGCGGCTGCATCACCAATGGTTGCCCGACGAGGTCCGGGTCGAGGGCGGCTTCCCCGATCATGTGCTGCTCGAGCTGAAGGCGATGGATCATCTCATCGTCGCGCCGATGGGGCAGACATCGGCGAATTCGATCGCGGTGACCGCCAACGGTCCGCTCGGCGCGCCTGATCCGCGTAGCCGAGGTGCGGAAGCAGCGGGGCAGTAA
- a CDS encoding MFS transporter codes for MTTIAPDARIAGAQRTYPPRGAVVSWIFFDWAAQPYFTLITTFVFAPYFATGIAPNPATGQSLWGFAMAAAGLAIALMSPVLGAIADASGRRKPWIAGFGAVLVLASCTLWIGKPGDPSIIPPLLTAVALASVGAEFATLFNNAMMPTLVPPERIGRLSGTGWATGYVGGIVSLIIVLGLLAANPETGRTLLGLTPLFGLDPVSHQGDRAAGPLTGLWFIIFVTPMFLFTPDYPAKRPVREALHEGLSELKQSIKGLPQQKSLAAFLLANMIYTDGLVSLFAFGGIYAAGTFGWHTIQIGTFGIMLAIAGAFGAWFGGKLDDRFGPKRVIAGSMLILLLALAAILLVDKDSIFFIKVAPPAPGGALFAAASERAYLVLGCLIGAAGGPLQAASRTLLIRLAPKDRIAQYFGLFALTGKVTSFIGPLLIGVITAVTASQKAGMAVLVVFFVAGLALLMRVRE; via the coding sequence GTGACGACGATCGCCCCGGATGCGCGCATCGCCGGCGCGCAGCGGACCTATCCGCCGCGCGGCGCCGTGGTCAGCTGGATCTTCTTCGACTGGGCCGCGCAGCCTTATTTCACCCTGATCACGACCTTCGTGTTCGCGCCCTATTTCGCCACCGGCATTGCGCCGAATCCCGCCACCGGGCAATCGCTGTGGGGCTTTGCGATGGCTGCCGCGGGCCTCGCGATCGCGCTGATGTCGCCGGTGTTGGGGGCTATCGCCGATGCTTCGGGCCGCAGGAAGCCATGGATCGCCGGATTCGGCGCAGTGCTGGTGCTGGCATCCTGCACGCTGTGGATCGGCAAGCCCGGCGATCCCTCGATCATTCCGCCGCTGCTCACCGCGGTCGCGCTCGCCAGCGTCGGCGCGGAATTCGCCACTCTCTTCAACAATGCGATGATGCCGACGTTGGTGCCGCCGGAGCGCATCGGGCGGCTCTCCGGCACCGGCTGGGCGACGGGTTATGTCGGCGGCATCGTCAGCCTGATCATCGTGCTCGGCTTGCTCGCGGCCAATCCCGAGACCGGCCGCACGCTGCTCGGTCTCACGCCTCTGTTCGGGCTCGATCCCGTCAGCCATCAGGGCGACCGCGCCGCCGGACCGTTGACCGGGCTTTGGTTCATCATTTTCGTGACGCCGATGTTCCTGTTCACACCCGACTATCCGGCGAAGCGCCCGGTGCGCGAGGCGCTGCACGAAGGCCTGTCGGAGCTGAAGCAATCGATCAAGGGGCTGCCGCAGCAGAAATCGCTCGCGGCGTTTCTGCTCGCCAACATGATCTACACCGACGGTCTGGTGTCGCTGTTTGCCTTCGGCGGCATCTATGCGGCTGGCACGTTCGGCTGGCACACGATCCAGATCGGCACGTTCGGGATCATGCTCGCGATCGCGGGCGCGTTCGGCGCGTGGTTTGGCGGCAAGCTGGACGATCGCTTCGGGCCGAAGCGCGTGATCGCCGGCAGCATGCTGATCCTGCTGCTGGCGCTGGCGGCGATCCTGCTGGTCGACAAGGATTCGATCTTCTTCATCAAGGTCGCGCCGCCCGCGCCCGGCGGTGCATTGTTCGCCGCTGCGTCAGAGCGCGCTTATCTCGTGCTGGGCTGCCTGATCGGTGCGGCCGGTGGTCCGCTGCAAGCCGCCTCGCGCACGCTCCTGATTCGTCTCGCGCCGAAGGACCGCATCGCGCAGTATTTCGGTCTGTTCGCACTGACGGGGAAAGTGACGTCCTTCATCGGCCCGCTGCTGATCGGCGTAATCACCGCGGTGACGGCGAGCCAGAAGGCCGGCATGGCCGTTCTGGTGGTGTTCTTCGTCGCGGGGTTGGCGCTATTGATGCGGGTGCGGGAGTAG
- the purH gene encoding bifunctional phosphoribosylaminoimidazolecarboxamide formyltransferase/IMP cyclohydrolase, which produces MTDQPRRVTRALLSVSDKTGLIEFAKALAAQDVELVSTGGTAKAIAAAGLKVKDVSELTGFPEMMDGRVKTLHPKVHGGLLAIRDNKDHAEAMTAHGIAPIDLLVVNLYPFEATVDKGAGFEDCIENIDIGGPAMIRAAAKNHDDVAVVVEAQDYQAVLDELAANKGATTLKLRRRLAAKAYARTAAYDAAISNWFNRQLEIDAPDFRAFGGRLIQSLRYGENPHQTAAFYATPDKRPGVSTARQLQGKELSYNNINDTDAAYECIGEFDAKRTAACVIVKHANPCGVAEGSDLVSAYRKALACDSTSAFGGIIAMNRALDADTAREITKIFTEVIIAPDASEEAIAIIGARKNLRLLLAGSLPDPRAPGLTAKTVAGGLLVQSRDNAVADDMTFKVVTERAPTDAEMRDLKFAFRVAKHVKSNTIIYAKDLATVGIGAGQMSRVDSARIAARKAQDAAAELKLAEPLTKGSVVASDAFFPFADGMLACIEAGATAVVQPGGSMRDDEVIKAADEHGIAMVFTGTRHFRH; this is translated from the coding sequence ATGACTGACCAACCCCGCCGCGTCACCCGCGCCCTTCTCTCCGTTTCCGACAAGACTGGCCTGATCGAATTCGCGAAGGCGCTTGCCGCGCAGGATGTCGAGTTGGTCTCGACCGGCGGCACCGCGAAGGCGATCGCCGCGGCCGGCCTCAAGGTGAAGGACGTCTCCGAACTGACCGGCTTCCCGGAAATGATGGATGGCCGGGTCAAGACGCTGCATCCGAAGGTGCATGGTGGCCTGCTCGCGATCCGGGACAACAAGGACCATGCAGAAGCGATGACGGCGCATGGCATCGCGCCGATCGATCTCCTCGTCGTCAATCTCTATCCGTTCGAGGCCACCGTCGACAAAGGCGCGGGCTTCGAGGATTGCATCGAGAACATCGACATCGGCGGCCCCGCGATGATCCGCGCCGCCGCGAAGAACCACGACGACGTCGCCGTCGTGGTCGAGGCGCAAGACTATCAGGCCGTGCTCGATGAGCTCGCCGCCAACAAAGGTGCGACCACGCTGAAGTTGCGTCGGCGCCTTGCCGCCAAGGCTTACGCGCGCACCGCGGCTTACGACGCCGCGATCTCGAACTGGTTCAACCGCCAGCTCGAGATCGACGCGCCCGATTTCCGCGCCTTCGGCGGCAGGCTGATCCAGTCGCTGCGCTATGGCGAGAATCCGCACCAGACCGCGGCGTTCTATGCGACCCCCGACAAGCGGCCGGGCGTCTCGACCGCGCGGCAGCTCCAGGGCAAGGAGCTCTCCTACAACAACATCAACGACACCGATGCCGCCTATGAATGCATCGGCGAGTTCGACGCCAAGCGCACTGCGGCCTGCGTCATCGTCAAGCATGCCAATCCCTGCGGCGTCGCGGAGGGCTCCGACCTGGTCAGTGCCTATCGCAAGGCGCTGGCCTGCGATTCCACCTCGGCCTTCGGCGGCATCATCGCGATGAACCGCGCGCTCGATGCCGACACCGCGCGCGAGATCACGAAAATCTTCACCGAGGTGATCATCGCACCTGACGCAAGCGAGGAGGCGATCGCCATCATCGGGGCGCGCAAGAACCTGCGCCTGCTGCTCGCCGGCAGCCTGCCCGACCCGCGCGCGCCGGGCCTCACCGCCAAGACGGTGGCGGGCGGTCTCCTCGTGCAGAGCCGCGACAACGCCGTGGCCGACGACATGACTTTCAAGGTTGTCACGGAGCGCGCGCCTACTGATGCCGAGATGCGCGACCTGAAGTTTGCTTTCCGTGTCGCAAAACACGTCAAGTCCAACACCATCATCTACGCCAAGGATCTCGCCACCGTCGGCATCGGCGCCGGCCAGATGAGCCGGGTCGATTCAGCGCGGATCGCGGCACGCAAGGCTCAGGATGCGGCCGCCGAGCTGAAGCTCGCCGAACCGCTCACCAAGGGCTCGGTGGTGGCGTCGGATGCGTTCTTCCCGTTCGCCGACGGCATGCTCGCCTGCATCGAGGCCGGCGCCACCGCCGTGGTGCAGCCCGGCGGCTCCATGCGCGACGACGAGGTCATCAAGGCCGCCGACGAGCACGGCATCGCCATGGTATTCACGGGCACGCGGCATTTCAGGCACTGA